A window of Mixophyes fleayi isolate aMixFle1 chromosome 10, aMixFle1.hap1, whole genome shotgun sequence contains these coding sequences:
- the CCDC88B gene encoding coiled-coil domain-containing protein 88B isoform X1, producing MKRQLGAEQRERDLLDRERMELKECVQRLEISNTALSDQCQVLSQVKISLQDQSNLLLSQINSLSQDNRELLERSLESGALRQEEERFYREKLTELKHEKQKLLDKIMDQYRVLEPAPAVHSHRKGNWIADKMKRLLKTKEKPSKGPGETPRFLNPPKEHTLEPDSPSKPDSVVLRRSKSSASVLSQPSPRFRRVKLSSTIRSSESFSDVDSSPRDKFRLRYRGQVYDSDGEDMASEGRRENKGEETAEKPK from the exons ATGAAGAGACAGCTGGGAGCTGAGCAGAGAGAGCGTGATCTGCTAGACAGAGAGCGCATGGAACTGAAAGAGTGTGTGCAGCGTCTGGAGATCAGCAATACAGCTCTTTCCGATCAGTGTCAG GTGTTGTCACAGGTGAAAATCTCACTCCAAGACCAAAGTAATCTTTTGTTGTCTCAGATAAATTCTCTAAGCCAAGATAATCGTGAGCTATTAGAGCGGAGTCTCGAGAGTGGTGCTTTGAGACAAGAAGAAGAGAGGTTTTATCG AGAGAAATTGACAGAGCTGAAACATGAAAAGCAAAAACTACTCGATAAGATCATGGATCAATATAGAGTGTTGGAACCAGCTCCAGCAGTACATAG TCACAGGAAAGGTAACTGGATAGCTGATAAAATGAAGAGGCTCCTAAAGACCAAGgaaaaaccttcaaaaggtcctGGAGAAACACCCCGCTTTCTAAACCCTCCTAAAGAGCACACCTTGGAGCCAGATAGCCCCTCTAAAC CAGACTCTGTGGTTCTTCGTCGCAGTAAAAGTTCTGCCAGTGTGTTAAGTCAACCGTCTCCTCGGTTCCGTCGAGTGAAGCTAAGCTCCACCATTCGCAGCAGTGAATCGTTCAGTGATGTAGACTCTAGCCCCCGAGATAAATTCCGCCTGAGGTACAGGGGACAGGTGTATGATAGTGATGGAGAGGACATGGCATCCGAGGGACGAAGAGAGAACAAAGGAGAAGAGACGGCAGAGAAGCCGAAATAA
- the CCDC88B gene encoding coiled-coil domain-containing protein 88B isoform X2 codes for MKRQLGAEQRERDLLDRERMELKECVQRLEISNTALSDQCQVLSQVKISLQDQSNLLLSQINSLSQDNRELLERSLESGALRQEEERFYREKLTELKHEKQKLLDKIMDQYRVLEPAPAVHSHRKGNWIADKMKRLLKTKEKPSKGPGETPRFLNPPKEHTLEPDSPSKHSVVLRRSKSSASVLSQPSPRFRRVKLSSTIRSSESFSDVDSSPRDKFRLRYRGQVYDSDGEDMASEGRRENKGEETAEKPK; via the exons ATGAAGAGACAGCTGGGAGCTGAGCAGAGAGAGCGTGATCTGCTAGACAGAGAGCGCATGGAACTGAAAGAGTGTGTGCAGCGTCTGGAGATCAGCAATACAGCTCTTTCCGATCAGTGTCAG GTGTTGTCACAGGTGAAAATCTCACTCCAAGACCAAAGTAATCTTTTGTTGTCTCAGATAAATTCTCTAAGCCAAGATAATCGTGAGCTATTAGAGCGGAGTCTCGAGAGTGGTGCTTTGAGACAAGAAGAAGAGAGGTTTTATCG AGAGAAATTGACAGAGCTGAAACATGAAAAGCAAAAACTACTCGATAAGATCATGGATCAATATAGAGTGTTGGAACCAGCTCCAGCAGTACATAG TCACAGGAAAGGTAACTGGATAGCTGATAAAATGAAGAGGCTCCTAAAGACCAAGgaaaaaccttcaaaaggtcctGGAGAAACACCCCGCTTTCTAAACCCTCCTAAAGAGCACACCTTGGAGCCAGATAGCCCCTCTAAAC ACTCTGTGGTTCTTCGTCGCAGTAAAAGTTCTGCCAGTGTGTTAAGTCAACCGTCTCCTCGGTTCCGTCGAGTGAAGCTAAGCTCCACCATTCGCAGCAGTGAATCGTTCAGTGATGTAGACTCTAGCCCCCGAGATAAATTCCGCCTGAGGTACAGGGGACAGGTGTATGATAGTGATGGAGAGGACATGGCATCCGAGGGACGAAGAGAGAACAAAGGAGAAGAGACGGCAGAGAAGCCGAAATAA